The Candidatus Thermoplasmatota archaeon genome window below encodes:
- a CDS encoding hydrogenase iron-sulfur subunit, giving the protein MAFEPRVVGFLCNWCSYAGADLAGVSRFQYPPNIRIVRVMCSGRVDPLLIVEALIQGADGVFIGGCHPGDCHYINGNLQASYKIGLTEKILELAGIDPRRVQLEWVSASEGQRFADLVRDFTGVLQKLGPSNAGERMDGLLAVRDALSNFRLRALVSNELKIVEEGNAYGEKLDKEKLLDIVYNATKEEFERSMILLLAKKNNMSVKDLSKKTNVPTHRVLEHIVALRQKNLISMDHPEGFTPTYRTIEIGGEQ; this is encoded by the coding sequence ATGGCTTTCGAACCTCGCGTCGTAGGCTTCCTCTGCAACTGGTGCAGCTATGCAGGTGCGGACCTGGCAGGAGTCTCAAGGTTCCAGTACCCGCCCAATATCAGAATAGTCCGCGTGATGTGCTCAGGCAGAGTCGATCCCCTTCTCATAGTCGAGGCTCTGATCCAAGGTGCCGATGGTGTGTTCATCGGAGGCTGTCATCCGGGGGACTGCCATTACATAAATGGAAACCTCCAGGCTAGCTACAAGATCGGTCTTACAGAGAAGATCCTTGAGCTTGCTGGTATTGACCCGCGACGGGTGCAACTTGAATGGGTGAGCGCCTCTGAGGGACAACGGTTTGCCGACCTCGTCAGGGATTTCACAGGAGTGCTCCAGAAACTTGGCCCAAGCAACGCGGGAGAAAGGATGGATGGCTTATTGGCAGTACGCGATGCTCTCAGTAATTTCAGACTTAGGGCCCTTGTGAGCAATGAGCTGAAGATCGTCGAGGAAGGGAATGCCTACGGAGAAAAGCTGGACAAGGAGAAACTCCTGGACATTGTGTACAATGCTACGAAGGAGGAATTCGAGAGATCAATGATCCTCCTGCTTGCGAAGAAGAACAACATGTCCGTGAAGGACCTCTCAAAGAAGACCAACGTCCCGACGCATCGAGTGTTGGAGCACATAGTCGCGCTGAGGCAGAAGAATCTCATTTCAATGGACCACCCGGAAGGCTTCACGCCAACATACAGAACCATCGAGATCGGGGGTGAGCAGTGA